The genomic segment TGTCGGTGCCATCCACGATGATGTCCCAACCCGGGAGGATGTCCATCACGTTGTCCGCACCGAGGCGCACATCGAAGGAGACGACGTCGACATCGGGGTTGAGCAGCGTCAGGGTTTTGCGGGCGGAGTCCACCTTGCGGTCGCCAATGCGCTCCATGTTGTGGAGGATCTGGCGCTGCAGATTCGATGCGTCAACGACATCCATGTCGATGATGCCGATGGTCCCCACCCCGGCGGCCGCCAGATAGAGCGCCGCGGGCGAGCCCAAACCACCGGCCCCCAACAAGAGCACCCGGGAGTCGAGGAGGGTTTGCTGGCCGACCACATCGACCTCGGGGAGCAGCAGGTGGCGCTGATAGCGGTTGCGCTGATCGGCGTTGAGGCTCCGGGGGGCGGCCCAGTCGCGGCTCTCGTCTTTCCACTTGTTGAATCCACCCGCCATGGAGGCAACGTCGGTGTAGCCCAGTTCGGCGAGCGTCTTGGCGGCGAAGGCAGAGCGCGCTCCCGAGGCGCAGTGGATAATGACCGGCGTTGACTTGTTCGGGATGCGGCTCTCGATCGAACTCTCCAGGGTGCCGCGAGCGATGTGGAGCGCCCCGGGGATCGCCCCTTGCTCGTGTTCCTCGGGCTCACGCACGTCGAGGATCACGACGTCGTCCCGGGCTCGCGCCGCCTCGGTCT from the Acidimicrobiia bacterium genome contains:
- the moeB gene encoding molybdopterin-synthase adenylyltransferase MoeB; this translates as MPSFRELLATTKTEIREVDTAETEAARARDDVVILDVREPEEHEQGAIPGALHIARGTLESSIESRIPNKSTPVIIHCASGARSAFAAKTLAELGYTDVASMAGGFNKWKDESRDWAAPRSLNADQRNRYQRHLLLPEVDVVGQQTLLDSRVLLLGAGGLGSPAALYLAAAGVGTIGIIDMDVVDASNLQRQILHNMERIGDRKVDSARKTLTLLNPDVDVVSFDVRLGADNVMDILPGWDIIVDGTDNFPTRFLVNDASVKLGIPVVHGSIFRFEGMVTVFDPQHGPTYRDMVPEPPPAEMAPSCAEAGVLGVLPGIIGSIQAIETIKLLLELGDPLVGRLLAYDSLEQSFREYKIRPDPTNEITYANRDRIVVAALDGLCLPHPLQAPAAR